Within Cellulophaga sp. L1A9, the genomic segment AAACCGGAAAATTATTGAGAATAATTTTCTTTTCAGAAATGGTAAGCGGTGCTAATCTAGAAAAATTATGCTGATATGTATCTCGAATGAGATATAAGAAATATGTGGCAAATGCAATGACAAACAAAACAGGAATCCACATATTTCTTAGCTTAAACTACATACGCTCAGGAACTTCTATTCCTAACAATTTAAATGAAGATTGAATAACCTCACTCACTTTTTTAGACAATTGCACTCTGAATGCTTTCTTATTTTCATCTTCTTCTCCTAAGATAGATACATTTTGGTAGAATGAGTTAAACTCTTTTACCAAGTCATACGTATAATTCGCTATTAAAGCCGGACTGTAATTAGCGGCCGCTAACTGAATAGCTTCAGGATACCCCTGTAGTTGTTTTATTAATTCTTTCTCCTTTTCATGAAGCGCTGTTAACCCATCAAAACCATTCAAACTTAACTCTTCTGCTTTACGTAGAATAGATTGAATTCTTGCATAGGTATACTGTATAAACGGCCCCGTATTTCCCTGAAAATCTACAGATTCTTCAGGATTAAATAAGATTCGTTTTTTAGGATCTACTTTTAAAATGTAATATTTTAAAGCACCTAAGCCAATCATTTTATATAAACTTTGCTTTTCAGCATCAGAATAATCTTCTAGCTTTCCTAATTCTTGAGAAATTTCACCTGCAGTAGTCGTCATATCTTGCATTAAATCATCTGCATCTACAACTGTACCTTCTCTACTCTTCATTTTTCCGCTTGGTAAATCTACCATCCCATAACTTAAATGGAATAAATTTTCTGACCAAGAGAAACCTAATTTCTTTAAGATTAAAAACAATACTTTAAAATGATAATCTTGTTCATTCCCTACGGTATACACCATACCACTCACCTCAGGATGATCTTTTACACGCTGTATAGCAGTACCTATATCCTGAGTCATATACACTGCAGTACCATCAGAACGCAATACAATCTTCTCATCTAGACCTTCATCTGTCAAATCTATCCAAACGCTACCATCGTCTTTTTTAAAGAAAACACCTTTTTCTAAACCAGCTGCAACAACATCTTTTCCTAATAAATAGGTATCACTCTCATAATATAAGGTATCAAAATCTACTCCTAAATTCTTATAAGTAACTTCAAAACCAGCATAAACCCATTGGTTCATAGTCTTCCAAAGTGTAACCACTTCTTCATCTCCTGCCTCCCACTTTAAAAGCATTTGTTGTGCTTCTAATAATATTGGCGCTTGTTTTTCTGCAGCTTCTTTAGCTAAACCACCCGCTATTAAATTGGCAATTTCTTCTTTGTATGCTTTATCAAAAGCTACATAGTAATTACCAACCAACTTATCCCCCTTTAAACCAGTACTTTCAGGAGTTTCCCCTTTTCCAAACTTCTGCCAAGCCAACATACTTTTACAAATATGGATCCCTCGGTCATTAATAATTTGGGTTTTGTATACTTTTTTACCTGAGGCTTTTAATATTTCCGCAACGGAATAACCTAATAAATTATTTCTGATATGCCCTAAATGCAATGGCTTGTTTGTGTTTGGTGATGAATATTCTACCATCACAGCATTTGCTGTATCCGGAGCTACATGACCAAAAGTTACATTTGCATCAATGGCTTTAAAATCTGCCAAGTAATATGCATCACTAATCACAAGATTTAAGAACCCTTTGATGACATTAAACCCAGTAACTTCAGCAACCTCTTCTACCAAATAAGCACCAATTTCGTTACCAATTTGTACCGGATTGCCTTTTACAACACGTAGCATTGGAAACACAACGATAGTGATATCTCCTTCAAAATCTTTGCGTGTTGGTTGAAATTCAACCGATGGTAATTCTGCTTTAAATAATGTTGAAACCGCTTCTTTAACCTTGGTTTCTAATACGTTCTGGATATTCATGATTATTTGACTTATCAATTTGCAAAACTAAACATTTTTTGTCCTTTTAATAGTATATTAAGATTTAAACCACTCGTAATAGCTTAACTTTATAAGAAATATTACATCATGATAGATTTTCAAAAAGTATTTGCGCAGATTGATTCTCCTAGCTTAAGGAAAATAGCTACATCATTAGCCTCTTTTTTTAATGATTTAGTACAATCATTTTGTAATGACAAAGACGGTTCTGGTAAAAAAGTACAGTATTTAGCACAACGTGTTGACGGTAAAAAAGTACCTGTTAATAGAAAATTATAACCTATGCTTGTTAATGTATCGTACAATAACAAAGAGGTAACCCGAAAAGTAGATGATTTAGTAGGCAAACCTTTTCCATTAAAAGAACGGTGGGCTATGAAAGGCATAGGCTCACCTAAATTATTTATTACCGAAACCAGTATTGAGATTCGTAATTTACTACTACTTGATAACAATACTGATTCTTGTAATGTAGAATTACGTCCAAAAGGAATAATCGTTCGGTTTCGATCTTTATTAGAAACTTTCGCATTGGTAATCCCCTACTATAAACTATCTATTTATAAAGGAGATTTTGCGGTATATTCCATTTTTAAAGATCACTATTTCATTAAAGTCAAATCGGACACAAAAGCAATTCAAAATTATTTTAAAAAAATTCTAGATTATAAAATCGAAAATACACCTACTTCCATAACAGACCTTTAAACCCAATCTTTATGAAAATACTACTCACAGGTGCAAATGGCTATATTGGTATGCGATTATTACCACAGCTTCTGGAGTTAGGTCACGAAGTTGTTTGTGCCGTTAGAGACGAAAGTCGCCTATCCGTAGACAAAGAAACTAGAGCTCAAATTGAAGTTATAGAATTAGATTTACTAAATAATTTTTCATCTGGTAAGATTCCCCAAGATATTGATATTGCTTATTTTTTAATACACTCTATGAGTTCTTCTACTCAGGATTTTGACAAACAAGAAGCAATAACTGCACATAACTTTAACGCCTATATGGCAGAAACAAAAGTGCAACAAGTTATCTACTTAAGCGGAATTGTCAATGACAAAGAGCTCTCTAAACATTTGAGTTCTCGTAAAAATGTTGAAGACATTCTTTACCAAGGCGCTTTTAACCTTACGGTTCTAAGAGCCGGAATTATTGTAGGTTCGGGAAGTTCTTCTTTTGAAATTATACGGGATTTATGTGAGAAATTACCTTTTATGATTACTCCAAAATGGGTCCTTACAAAAACACAACCCATTGCCATTAGAGATGTTATTTCTTATTTAACAGGGGTAATTGGTAACGAAAAAACATATAACGATTCTTTTGATATTGCTGGCCCCAATGTATTAACGTACAAAGAAATGCTACATCAATATGCAAAAGCCCGTGGCTTCAAGAACTGGATTGTAACGGTACCGATCATGACGCCTAAACTCTCCT encodes:
- the argS gene encoding arginine--tRNA ligase; its protein translation is MNIQNVLETKVKEAVSTLFKAELPSVEFQPTRKDFEGDITIVVFPMLRVVKGNPVQIGNEIGAYLVEEVAEVTGFNVIKGFLNLVISDAYYLADFKAIDANVTFGHVAPDTANAVMVEYSSPNTNKPLHLGHIRNNLLGYSVAEILKASGKKVYKTQIINDRGIHICKSMLAWQKFGKGETPESTGLKGDKLVGNYYVAFDKAYKEEIANLIAGGLAKEAAEKQAPILLEAQQMLLKWEAGDEEVVTLWKTMNQWVYAGFEVTYKNLGVDFDTLYYESDTYLLGKDVVAAGLEKGVFFKKDDGSVWIDLTDEGLDEKIVLRSDGTAVYMTQDIGTAIQRVKDHPEVSGMVYTVGNEQDYHFKVLFLILKKLGFSWSENLFHLSYGMVDLPSGKMKSREGTVVDADDLMQDMTTTAGEISQELGKLEDYSDAEKQSLYKMIGLGALKYYILKVDPKKRILFNPEESVDFQGNTGPFIQYTYARIQSILRKAEELSLNGFDGLTALHEKEKELIKQLQGYPEAIQLAAANYSPALIANYTYDLVKEFNSFYQNVSILGEEDENKKAFRVQLSKKVSEVIQSSFKLLGIEVPERM
- a CDS encoding SDR family oxidoreductase; translation: MKILLTGANGYIGMRLLPQLLELGHEVVCAVRDESRLSVDKETRAQIEVIELDLLNNFSSGKIPQDIDIAYFLIHSMSSSTQDFDKQEAITAHNFNAYMAETKVQQVIYLSGIVNDKELSKHLSSRKNVEDILYQGAFNLTVLRAGIIVGSGSSSFEIIRDLCEKLPFMITPKWVLTKTQPIAIRDVISYLTGVIGNEKTYNDSFDIAGPNVLTYKEMLHQYAKARGFKNWIVTVPIMTPKLSSYWLYFVTSTSYKLAINLVDSMKMEVVAKDQRLQDILHITPFSYSEAIDMAFKKIEQNLVVSSWKDSMVSGRFRKNLEKYIQVPKYGVLTDKKSMKLDDPELAFQNIWKIGGETGWYYANWLWKIRGFMDKLSGGVGLRRGRTHPDKIYTGDALDFWRVLLADKKNKRLLLFAEMRLPGEAWLEFEIDQSNVLHQTATFRPRGLRGRLYWYSILPFHFFIFGGMLRGIATKK